CCTCGGAGCGCGCCTCCTGGCTGGTGATGCCGGAGATCGGCGCGGTGACGCGGGTGTAGCCCAGGTTGATCTGCGCCTGTTCCACCTGCGCCTGCGCGGCGGCGGTGGAGGCCTTGGCGGCGTTGTAGGCGGCCACGGCGTCGTCGCGGTCCTTCTGGCTGACCGCGTTTTCCTTGAACAGCGGCATGATGCGCTCGTAGTCCTGCTTGGTGCGCGACAGCTGCGCCTGCTGCACCTGCAGGTTGGCGCGGGCCTGGTCCAGCGCCGCCTTGAACGGTTCCGGGTCGATCTGGAACAGCAGGTCGCCGGCCTTCACCGGCTTGCCTTCGGCGTAGGCACGCTTCTGCAGGATGCCGCCGACGCGGGCGCGCACTTCCACCTCGCGCGAGCCGGCCGCCTGGCCGACGAATTCATACGACACCGGCACGTCGGCCGGCTGAACCTTGATCACGGCCACCGGCACCGGCGGCATCGCGCCGCCGGCGTGGGCGTCGGGTTTCTGGCCGCAGGCCGCCAGGCTGGCGGCCACTACGCCCAGCATCAGCCCGCGCGCGGCGCGCGGGAAAACTGCACTTGCTTGCATGGTTTCGAGTCCTCGAAAGCTGAATCCGGAAGGTAATAGGGGTTTACTGTTATTGGGGGAATGGTCTGGATTGTCATATCCCCGAGTCTGCGCATTTTACATACATACGCGTCTGTATGTAAAATGAAGAAATGTCGAGCGATGTAACAGATTTGCGATATCGACAGGGTATAGGCGTTAAAATTCATTAATTAGTACTAGTGTAAAGAATTAGGAATGGCACGGAAAACACGTGAGGAAGCGGAACAGACCCGCCAGCAGTTGCTGGACGCCGCCGAGCAGTTGTTCAGCGAGCAGGGCGTGTCGCGCACCACGCTGGCGGAAATCGCCACCGCCGCCGGGCTGACCCGCGGCGCGGTGTACTGGCACTTCCAGAACAAGCTGGATCTGTACCGCGCGATGCTGGACCGGGTGTCGCCGTCGTTCGACGACATGCGCGAGCAACTGTTGCTCGTCGCCAACACGGATCCGGCCCAGGCGCTGTGGCAGCACAGCCACCGGCTGCTGGCGCTGATCGAGCACGATCCGCAGGTGCGGCGCATCCTGCTGATCCTGTTCATGCGCAGCGAATACGTCGGCGAGCTGGCGCCGATACACGAGGAGTGCATTGCCCACATGCACGAGGCGCGCGGCCTGCTGAGCCAGGTGGTGGGCGCCGCCAAGGCGCGCGGGCAGACTTACGACTGCGTCGATCCGGACGAAGTGGCGGTGGCGCTGCAGTCGCTGCACGACGGCCTGATGACCCGGCTGCTGGTGGACCGGCCGTGCCCGGACGCCACCCTGGCCGCCAGCCGGCTGTTGCAGTATTTGTACCGCGGCATTTTCCTGCCGCCGGTGATGGAACAACTTACCACTTGCGGCTGAGCCGGCGCTATAATTGCGCTTTTTTCTCAAGCCACTAGCGCAGCCCGCATGAGTCCGGCATCGCAC
This genomic window from Chromobacterium violaceum ATCC 12472 contains:
- a CDS encoding TetR family transcriptional regulator, whose amino-acid sequence is MARKTREEAEQTRQQLLDAAEQLFSEQGVSRTTLAEIATAAGLTRGAVYWHFQNKLDLYRAMLDRVSPSFDDMREQLLLVANTDPAQALWQHSHRLLALIEHDPQVRRILLILFMRSEYVGELAPIHEECIAHMHEARGLLSQVVGAAKARGQTYDCVDPDEVAVALQSLHDGLMTRLLVDRPCPDATLAASRLLQYLYRGIFLPPVMEQLTTCG